A window of Onychostoma macrolepis isolate SWU-2019 chromosome 01, ASM1243209v1, whole genome shotgun sequence contains these coding sequences:
- the g3bp2a gene encoding ras GTPase-activating protein-binding protein 2 → MVMEKPSPLLVGREFVRQYYTLLNKAPDFLHRFYGRNSSYVHGGLDSNGKLSEAVYGQAEIHKKVMSLQFSECHTKIRHVDAHATLSDGVVVQVMGELSNNGQPMRKFLQTFVLAPEGSVANKFYVHNDIFRYEDEVFGDSEAELDEESEEETDEPEDRQPSPEPLQDSPSNANCYEPHPVSCNNGVEEAHEEAVMELEPEVAPEPKIEEPKLKAEEKVVEEFEEKAPSPVPMESPPNIQEPPKTSSWASVTSKNLPLAGTVPSSGAQPHVVKAPNPQPRVETKAEVSSATIRPRDQRIRDRPSVTSRGPRSDGVLSSDSQTGKPHFSFVNKGRGDESSEMDSRRVVRYPDSHQLFVGNLPHDIDESELKDFFMTFGNVVELRINTKGTGGKIPNFGFVVFDDSEPVQRILGVKPIMFRGEVRLNVEEKKTRAMRERETRSGGGEDRRDSRRSDRGPGGLRGIPGSSMMRDRDGRGPPSRVSTVPKPGMASGRGAGSSEGRFTAQRR, encoded by the exons ATGGTGATGGAGAAGCCCAGTCCCCTGCTGGTAGGGCGGGAGTTTGTGAGACAGTATTACACACTTCTCAATAAGGCACCAGACTTTCTGCACAG ATTCTATGGACGAAATTCATCCTATGTCCATGGTGGACTGGATTCAAATGGAAAGCTTTCAGAGGCAGTCTATGGGCAAGCT GAGATACATAAGAAGGTAATGTCCCTGCAATTCAGTGAGTGCCACACAAAAATCCGGCATGTGGATGCCCATGCCACTCTGAGTGATGGTGTGGTTGTCCAGGTGATGGGAGAACTTTCCAATAATGGGCAGCCCATGAGGAAGTTCTTACAGACATTTGTACTGGCTCCAGAG GGTTCTGTGGCCAATAAGTTTTATGTTCACAACGATATCTTCCGATATGAGGATGAGGTCTTTGGTGACTCTGAGGCGGAGCTTGATGAAG AGTCCGAAGAAGAAACCGATGAGCCAGAAGACAGGCAACCATCACCTGAACCCCTCCAGGACAGCCCCAGTAATGCAAACTGCTATGAACCCCATCCTGTGAG CTGTAACAATGGTGTGGAAGAAGCTCATGAGGAAGCAGTTATGGAACTAGAGCCTGAGGTTGCCCCAGAACCCAAGATTGAAGAGCCGAAGCTCAAGGCAGAGGAGAAGGTCGTAGAGGAGTTTGAGGAGAAGGCACCGTCTCCTGTTCCTATGGAATCGCCACCTAACATACAAGAACCACCTAAA ACTTCATCTTGGGCTTCTGTGACCAGCAAAAATTTGCCTCTTGCTGGCACTGTTCCATCCTCTGGAGCTCAACCACATGTTGTTAAAGCACCAAACCCACAG CCCAGAGTTGAGACCAAGGCAGAGGTGTCATCAGCTACAATCCGTCCACGTGACCAGCGTATCCGTGACAGACCTTCAGTAACCTCGAGAGGGCCTAGATCTG ATGGTGTCTTATCTTCTGACTCTCAAACTGGAAAGCCACATTTCAGCTTTGTGAATAAAG GAAGGGGTGATGAGTCGAGTGAAATGGACAGCAGAAGGGTTGTCAGGTATCCAGACAGTCATCAGTTGTTTGTTGGAAATCTCCCTCATGACATTGATGAGAGTGAACTCAAAGACTTCTTCATGA CATTTGGAAATGTTGTTGAGCTGCGAATCAACACTAAAGGCACTGGAGGAAAGATTCCCAACTTTGGCTTTGTTGTCTTTGATGATTCTGAGCCGGTGCAAAGAATTTTAGGAGTTAAA CCAATCATGTTCCGTGGTGAGGTACGTCTCAACGTGGAGGAGAAAAAAACGAGGGCGATGCGTGAGCGGGAAACTCGTAGTGGAGGTGGAGAAGATCGCCGGGACTCAAGGCGTAGTGACCGTGGTCCAGGCGGGCTGCGTGGCATTCCCGGAAGCAGCATGATGCGAGACCGTGACGGCAGAGGCCCACCTTCACGTGTTTCCACCGTACCTAAACCAGGCATGGCCTCTGGGAGGGGTGCAGGGTCTAGTGAGGGTCGTTTTACTGCTCAGAGGCGTTGA
- the ints12 gene encoding integrator complex subunit 12, with the protein MAGAVSLELDPIFLKGLGYLHSKSKDSAEKLKALLDESLARGSDSNYRTSLKEAEVSKVSLPKMTKQDSKSSSSSSSSSSITSSSSKSSSSDKTKKESEKRSLEKIRVDPGEGVEPPKKPRVEKQDSHPLPIAFQTKDIPIPDFTDIDETNADDFAMEMGLACVVCRQMTVTSGNQLVECQECHNLYHQECHKPQVTDKDVNDPRLVWYCARCTRQMKRMAQKTQKPPQKPAPALATAAPMLKDPLVKKAELKPKPETTGSFQAFKRTEVKASVASGNSSSSSSSLPPGLTGWAAFTKTSNVGPSSTKLSTSQPGSSKSTPPPSASKPVGLSALANVKPGLATKPSGNSSGGSGNGNNGSSTVPMKPPPPLTLGKQVLSRSTSGDSLGKMTVTGSQSPGAAPSSSLGGNGGSGGNGGGNGGNSGGNSSSSSNNNNSSNGAKASADGKTPTSQESQLNAMKRLQMVKKKAAQKKLKK; encoded by the exons ATGGCTGGAGCGGTAAGTCTAGAGCTAGACCCCATCTTTCTGAAGGGACTGGGGTACCTTCACTCCAAGAGCAAAGACTCAGCAGAGAAACTCAAGGCCCTGCTGGATGAGTCTTTAGCCAGGGGCAGTGACTCCAATTATAGGACATCACTGAAG GAAGCCGAAGTGAGCAAGGTGTCATTACCAAAAATGACCAAACAAGACTCCAAATCCTCTTCtagttcatcatcatcatcatccatcACCAGCAGCAGCAGTAAATCAAGCAGCTCAGACAAGACCAAGAAAGAGAGCGAGAAGAGGTCTTTGGAAAAG ATTAGGGTTGATCCTGGGGAAGGAGTGGAGCCACCAAAAAAACCTCGTGTGGAAAAGCAGGACAGTCATCCCTTGCCAATTGCATTTCAAACCAAGGACATTCCCATCCCGGATTTCACGGATATTGATGAAACCAATGCTGACGACTTCGCCATGGAAATGGGTCTTGCTTGTGTGGTTTGTCG ACAAATGACTGTCACTTCTGGCAATCAACTAGTGGAGTGTCAAGAATGTCATAATCTGTATCATCAGGAGTGTCACAAACCTCAGGTTACTGACAAGGATGTAAATGACCCACGGCTAGTGTGGTACTGTGCTCGATGCACCAGGCAAATGAAACGAATG GCCCAAAAAACCCAGAAACCTCCACAGAAACCAGCTCCTGCTTTGGCAACAGCAGCACCTATGTTGAAAGATCCACTAGTGAAGAAAGCTGAACTAAAGCCCAAACCGGAAACAACAGGTTCATTCCAGGCCTTTAAGAGAACGGAGGTGAAG gCATCTGTGGCATCAGGAAACTCTTCCAGCAGTAGCTCGTCTTTGCCCCCAGGCCTTACAGGATGGGCCGCTTTTACCAAGACCTCAAATGTAGGACCTTCCAGTACCAAGTTGAGCACCAGTCAGCCAGGTAGCAGTAAATCAACCCCACCTCCCTCGGCCTCCAAACCTGTCGGACTCTCTGCGCTGGCCAATGTTAAGCCTGGTCTGGCTACTAAACCTTCAGGAAACAGTAGTGGTGGAAGTGGTAATGGAAACAACGGCTCTAGCACGGTACCCATGAAACCACCCCCTCCTCTCACACTTGGCAAGCAGGTGTTGAGCCGCTCAACGAGTGGAGATAGCTTGGGGAAAATGACTGTGACTGGATCACAGTCACCTGGGGCAGCACCCTCTAGCAGCCTGGGAGGCAACGGTGGGTCAGGAGGCAATGGAGGGGGCAACGGGGGCAATAGTGGTGGCaatagcagcagcagcagcaacaacaacaacagcagcaatgGAGCAAAAGCCTCAGCTGATGGCAAGACGCCCACTTCCCAGGAGTCTCAGCTCAATGCTATGAAACGACTGCAGATGGTGAAGAAGAAAGCAGCACAAAAGAAACTGAAGAAATGA